The following proteins are encoded in a genomic region of Odontesthes bonariensis isolate fOdoBon6 chromosome 19, fOdoBon6.hap1, whole genome shotgun sequence:
- the LOC142368624 gene encoding myeloid-associated differentiation marker homolog: MPLIVFPTSQLLWVRVAALLFTCVAFSVAAHGALLPHGGMADWCIFCWAFSFACTLLILLVEQFGLQARAPVSWSNFPITVACYGALLCLSASIIFPVFFLKDSPRHGDVRDHRITSTVFSCLATVAYMWEVSLSKARPGEVAGYMATAPGLMKVCQTFVACLIFILVSDPVSYNQHAALKWCMAVYCICFILSMAVVVLCVGECTGCLPIPFSKFLSAYGLLAVIMYLTATIIWPVFQFDKQYRVGYRDSRNLIAVSVLTALNFLLYLADLAYTARLVFVSV; this comes from the coding sequence ATGCCTCTCATCGTGTTCCCCACCTCGCAGCTGCTTTGGGTGCGAGTAGCTGCCCTTTTGTTCACCTGCGTTGCGTTCAGCGTTGCAGCTCATGGAGCCCTTTTGCCCCACGGAGGCATGGCCGACTGGTGCATCTTCTGCTGGGCGTTCAGCTTCGCCTGCACCCTGCTGATTCTGCTGGTGGAGCAATTTGGCCTCCAGGCCCGAGCTCCCGTGTCCTGGTCCAACTTCCCCATCACTGTCGCCTGCTATGGTGCCCTCCTCTGCCTCTCCGCATCGATCATTTTCCCAGTGTTCTTCCTCAAGGACTCTCCGCGCCACGGTGACGTCCGCGACCATCGCATCACCTCCACAGTCTTCTCCTGCCTGGCGACGGTGGCCTACATGTGGGAGGTGAGCCTGTCCAAAGCCAGGCCCGGAGAGGTTGCGGGTTACATGGCTACGGCTCCAGGCTTAATGAAAGTGTGCCAAACCTTTGTGGCCTGTCTTATCTTCATCCTGGTTAGCGACCCTGTGTCATACAACCAGCACGCTGCGCTGAAGTGGTGCATGGCTGTGTACTGCATCTGCTTCATCCTCTCCATGGCTGTGGTGGTGCTGTGCGTGGGAGAGTGCACCGGCTGTCTCCCCATCCCGTTCTCCAAGTTCCTGTCGGCGTACGGCCTGTTGGCGGTCATCATGTATTTGACGGCCACCATCATCTGgccagtgtttcagtttgacaAGCAGTACCGGGTTGGATACAGAGATTCCAGGAACCTGATCGCTGTGTCCGTGCTCACTGCCCTCAACTTCCTGCTTTACCTCGCTGACCTGGCCTACACCGCCAGATTAGTGTTTGTCAGCGTGTGA